In one window of Leptospira sp. WS92.C1 DNA:
- the cas1e gene encoding type I-E CRISPR-associated endonuclease Cas1e, with translation MANRNLQEIPKFEDNWTYVYFEKGHIEQDLKSVAYTFLDKKIPVPVETLSLMMLGPGTTITHEAIKRIADSRCLLAWVGEEGVKFYSSGYTGTHSSRNLLRQATAFSDSQERLKVVHRMYEKRFGESLGPKLSIEQLRGKEGARVRKSYQEAAELYGIKWTGRNYDQSEWLFGDPVNRALSSVNSCLYGICQTAILAVGCSAGIGFIHTGKQLSFVYDIADLYKTEIAIPIAFEAAKAETSVESKARFLLRDKLKETRLIKRIIPDIMEILYGDRDFRELFTEPEGRDVAINS, from the coding sequence ATGGCAAATCGGAACTTACAAGAAATTCCAAAATTTGAAGACAATTGGACCTATGTCTATTTTGAAAAAGGACATATTGAACAAGATCTAAAATCGGTGGCTTATACATTCTTAGATAAAAAAATCCCGGTTCCTGTGGAAACTCTTTCCCTCATGATGCTCGGACCCGGCACTACGATTACGCACGAAGCGATCAAACGAATCGCTGATTCTCGTTGCTTGTTAGCTTGGGTCGGCGAAGAAGGAGTAAAATTTTACTCCAGCGGCTATACAGGAACTCATTCTTCGAGAAATTTATTACGCCAAGCTACCGCCTTTTCCGATTCCCAAGAAAGATTAAAAGTAGTTCATCGGATGTATGAGAAACGTTTTGGAGAATCATTGGGACCAAAATTATCCATCGAACAGCTTCGAGGAAAAGAAGGAGCACGAGTTCGTAAATCGTATCAGGAAGCGGCAGAACTTTACGGCATCAAGTGGACCGGACGAAACTACGATCAATCCGAATGGTTATTCGGCGATCCTGTCAATCGAGCTCTCTCATCCGTAAACTCCTGTCTTTACGGAATCTGTCAAACTGCGATTCTCGCCGTAGGTTGTTCTGCGGGAATTGGATTTATTCACACAGGCAAACAACTTTCTTTCGTCTACGATATCGCCGATTTATATAAGACTGAAATTGCAATACCGATCGCTTTTGAAGCTGCAAAAGCAGAAACTTCTGTGGAATCAAAGGCCCGATTTTTACTTCGTGACAAATTAAAAGAAACAAGACTGATCAAACGGATCATACCGGATATTATGGAGATATTATATGGTGATCGTGATTTTAGAGAACTCTTCACCGAGCCAGAGGGGCGAGATGTCGCGATTAACTCTTGA
- the cas2e gene encoding type I-E CRISPR-associated endoribonuclease Cas2e, with translation MSRLTLELKAGVYAGNINRRVREKLWEKIITDWKSNALMIYTTNNEQGYAALSNGDTTREIVEIEGMILTQFTKTESPQKKGKKKIKSDPFPILDGD, from the coding sequence ATGTCGCGATTAACTCTTGAGTTAAAAGCAGGTGTTTATGCGGGGAATATCAATCGTCGTGTTAGAGAAAAACTTTGGGAGAAAATTATTACGGATTGGAAATCGAATGCGTTGATGATTTATACCACAAACAACGAACAAGGCTACGCCGCATTGTCAAACGGAGATACAACCCGAGAAATCGTGGAAATCGAAGGTATGATCCTGACCCAATTCACGAAAACGGAATCGCCTCAGAAAAAAGGAAAAAAGAAAATAAAATCGGATCCATTTCCTATTTTAGACGGCGACTGA
- a CDS encoding type II toxin-antitoxin system HicA family toxin yields MTKKEKFLFRILSGRNDQNINFEDLIKLLDQAGFRNRIRGDHFIFWKEGITEILNLQPVGKLAKAYQVKQVRNVLTKYNLVEEIEES; encoded by the coding sequence GTGACCAAGAAAGAGAAATTCCTGTTTCGCATTCTTTCCGGAAGAAATGATCAAAATATTAACTTTGAAGACCTGATAAAACTTCTGGATCAAGCGGGATTTCGAAATCGAATTCGGGGAGACCATTTCATATTCTGGAAAGAGGGAATTACCGAGATACTCAACCTTCAGCCGGTTGGAAAATTAGCGAAGGCATATCAAGTAAAACAAGTTCGAAACGTATTGACAAAGTATAACCTTGTGGAAGAAATAGAAGAGTCATGA
- a CDS encoding type II toxin-antitoxin system HicB family antitoxin, with amino-acid sequence MNPQPKYEIIIYWSKDDQCYIAEAPELSGCMADGKTQEEVLQNLQIVIQEWIETAKKIGRTIPEPKGRLLFA; translated from the coding sequence ATGAATCCACAGCCAAAGTATGAAATCATCATTTATTGGAGTAAGGACGATCAATGTTATATTGCGGAAGCTCCTGAACTATCCGGCTGTATGGCGGATGGAAAGACTCAGGAAGAAGTACTCCAAAATTTGCAAATTGTAATCCAAGAATGGATCGAAACAGCAAAAAAAATCGGACGGACCATTCCTGAGCCAAAAGGCAGACTTTTATTCGCTTAA
- the cas5e gene encoding type I-E CRISPR-associated protein Cas5/CasD, whose product MSSENAFIVLRLQGPLQSWGFDSQYNRRNTGLMPTKSGIAGICCAALGYGRGSETENRFLKEFLKVKMITIALPRKDKASKSLPIGRLQDYHTVHNTREASGGIKESHITRRYYLTDADFGVILNGEKLFLDKITENSNGYGLKNPVWGIWLGRKSCIPSIPVYVGILSTYEDALKLLIGDQSIDSFDRQEEVGNFADGVDTIMDSAVSFDSNERIFLPRRIQTFVKKETI is encoded by the coding sequence ATGTCGTCTGAAAATGCTTTCATCGTTTTGAGGCTTCAAGGGCCTCTTCAGTCTTGGGGTTTCGATAGTCAGTACAACAGGCGTAATACGGGACTTATGCCTACTAAGAGTGGAATTGCCGGTATATGTTGTGCAGCTTTAGGTTACGGTCGAGGTAGTGAGACAGAGAACCGTTTTTTAAAAGAATTTTTGAAGGTAAAAATGATCACAATCGCATTACCGAGAAAAGATAAGGCTTCGAAATCATTGCCAATTGGGAGATTACAAGATTATCATACTGTTCACAATACCCGAGAGGCAAGTGGAGGAATAAAAGAAAGCCATATTACTCGAAGGTATTATCTCACAGATGCTGATTTCGGTGTAATACTTAACGGAGAAAAATTGTTCTTAGACAAAATTACTGAAAACTCCAACGGTTATGGTTTGAAGAATCCAGTCTGGGGAATATGGTTGGGACGGAAAAGCTGTATCCCATCTATTCCGGTATATGTAGGAATTCTTTCAACGTATGAAGACGCGTTAAAATTGCTCATTGGGGATCAATCTATTGATTCGTTCGACAGACAAGAGGAAGTCGGTAATTTTGCGGATGGAGTAGATACCATTATGGATTCTGCAGTTTCATTTGATTCTAATGAGAGAATATTCCTACCGAGAAGAATTCAAACTTTTGTAAAGAAAGAAACAATTTAA
- the cas6e gene encoding type I-E CRISPR-associated protein Cas6/Cse3/CasE has protein sequence MYLSQLKLDLRNRVTQNWLRNPYNIHRRLWMAFSDDIKENDTITEDDTEKKEPKSAPFLYHFDTNSAVGNSISPRILVFSTQVPNWSNAFGEFSVLEEIPDKNHIKRISPEFIQTGITLRFLVKANPTKKVKDYRSLFKEELKGYPVDRDYSNQKLYLKGKEKLEELKKGITKEQREKLKSKKVGVYKEADQLEWISKRGLENGFKILNVSIETKEDARAVKTKQGENHEIPKIHSVTFSGILKITEPEKFKTAYTKGIGPGKAFGCGMLLLARV, from the coding sequence ATGTATCTATCTCAGCTTAAACTTGATCTTCGAAATCGGGTCACTCAAAATTGGTTACGAAATCCTTACAATATTCACAGAAGATTGTGGATGGCGTTTTCGGACGATATAAAAGAAAATGATACTATAACTGAGGACGATACTGAAAAGAAGGAGCCTAAATCGGCTCCGTTTCTCTATCATTTTGATACGAATTCGGCCGTAGGAAATTCGATATCTCCGCGAATTTTAGTCTTCTCGACACAAGTCCCAAATTGGAGTAATGCATTTGGAGAGTTTTCCGTTTTAGAAGAAATTCCCGACAAAAATCATATAAAAAGAATATCTCCGGAGTTTATACAAACAGGAATCACCTTGCGATTCTTGGTAAAGGCCAACCCGACCAAAAAAGTAAAAGATTACAGAAGTTTATTCAAAGAAGAATTAAAGGGTTATCCGGTAGATAGAGATTACTCTAATCAAAAGTTATATTTGAAAGGAAAAGAGAAATTAGAAGAACTCAAGAAAGGTATTACAAAAGAACAAAGAGAAAAATTGAAATCCAAAAAAGTCGGAGTTTATAAGGAAGCGGATCAATTGGAATGGATTTCGAAACGAGGTTTAGAAAACGGTTTCAAAATACTGAATGTATCGATTGAAACTAAGGAAGATGCTCGCGCGGTTAAGACGAAACAGGGAGAAAATCATGAGATTCCCAAAATCCACTCAGTCACCTTCTCCGGAATCCTGAAAATCACCGAACCTGAAAAGTTCAAAACCGCCTACACAAAAGGAATCGGTCCCGGAAAAGCATTCGGATGCGGAATGCTACTTTTAGCAAGAGTATAA